In the genome of Dermacentor silvarum isolate Dsil-2018 chromosome 1, BIME_Dsil_1.4, whole genome shotgun sequence, one region contains:
- the LOC119436482 gene encoding 50S ribosomal protein L1-like isoform X2: MPAMFQTAPSLKTVMRTHAPCLMVTVGETPQIRSYATQRHQKLILAAQKRNRQRKLEKPPEKDKLAWMKSRKLLIGPRRVTYENRIKEPPVDDVFYTDKYMPTLYPAAEAIAMHRETHHPTVLDDPDALLYAFVELSLKTKKKTKFREDFSGTVLYNHPFSITKREKRIIALCKSTDLASESLAAGAEVAGGTTVIKRILTGELDTKHFDYILAHVDIMQDLPQLRGLLKTKLPLLANGKVTNDLPGLVRGYFKGVDFTSKSDQQELDYGFVEVPVGKLSMPTEHLTDNIRTLLVHIDGFKPKGTDPGTFITKVELKCPPTTEKFMIACSEFLDHYAEEEEDAEVKVNQ; this comes from the exons ATGCCAGCAATGTTCCAGACAG CCCCATCTTTGAAGACTGTGATGCGTACCCACGCGCCTTGCTTGATGGTCACCGTTGGGGAAACTCCACAA ATACGATCGTATGCCACCCAAAGACACCAGAAGTTAATATTAGCCGCACAAAAACGTAACAGGCAAAGAAAACTTGAGAAACCTCCCGAAAAAGACAAGCTTGCTTGGATGAAGTCAAG AAAGCTCCTCATCGGACCTCGAAGAGTGACTTACGAAAATCGGATAAAGGAGCCACCGGTTGACGACGTTTTCTACACGGACAAGTACATGCCAACTTTGTATCCCGCTGCTGAAGCAATAGCCATGCACAGAGAAACGCATCACCCAACTGTTTTGGATGATCCAGATGCACTCCTTTATGCATTCGTAGAGCTAAGTTTAAAGACGAAGAAAAAG ACCAAGTTTCGAGAAGATTTTTCGGGTACTGTGCTCTACAATCATCCATTCTCTATCACAAAGAGGGAGAAGAGGATTATTGCCCTCTGCAAG AGCACTGATTTGGCTTCCGAGTCACTTGCGGCAGGGGCAGAAGTGGCAGGTGGCACAACTGTCATCAAAAGG ATACTTACTGGGGAACTAGACACAAAACATTTTGACTATATTTTGGCACATGTGGACATTATGCAAGATCTGCCTCAGCTAAGAGGCTTGCTCAAAACAAAGTTACCATTGCTAGCTAACG GAAAAGTCACCAATGACCTGCCTGGCTTGGTGCGAGGCTACTTCAAAGGTGTTGATTTCACTTCCAAGAGTGATCAGCAAGAGCTAGACTACGGCTTCGTGGAAGTTCCTGTTGGAAAA CTCAGCATGCCAACTGAGCATCTCACGGACAATATCAGGACTCTACTAGTTCATATTGATGGATTCAAGCCAAAAGGAACTGATCCAG GTACATTCATCACAAAAGTTGAACTGAAGTGTCCACCAACTACTGAGAAGTTTATGATTGCATGCAGCGAATTCTTGGATCATTATGCAGAGGAAGAGGAAGATGCTGAGGTCAAAGTGAATCAATAG
- the LOC119436482 gene encoding 50S ribosomal protein L1-like isoform X1, giving the protein MAAFVVSRLRPWLTPSLKTVMRTHAPCLMVTVGETPQIRSYATQRHQKLILAAQKRNRQRKLEKPPEKDKLAWMKSRKLLIGPRRVTYENRIKEPPVDDVFYTDKYMPTLYPAAEAIAMHRETHHPTVLDDPDALLYAFVELSLKTKKKTKFREDFSGTVLYNHPFSITKREKRIIALCKSTDLASESLAAGAEVAGGTTVIKRILTGELDTKHFDYILAHVDIMQDLPQLRGLLKTKLPLLANGKVTNDLPGLVRGYFKGVDFTSKSDQQELDYGFVEVPVGKLSMPTEHLTDNIRTLLVHIDGFKPKGTDPGTFITKVELKCPPTTEKFMIACSEFLDHYAEEEEDAEVKVNQ; this is encoded by the exons ATGGCGGCCTTCGTAGTATCTCGGTTGCGCCCGTGGCTAA CCCCATCTTTGAAGACTGTGATGCGTACCCACGCGCCTTGCTTGATGGTCACCGTTGGGGAAACTCCACAA ATACGATCGTATGCCACCCAAAGACACCAGAAGTTAATATTAGCCGCACAAAAACGTAACAGGCAAAGAAAACTTGAGAAACCTCCCGAAAAAGACAAGCTTGCTTGGATGAAGTCAAG AAAGCTCCTCATCGGACCTCGAAGAGTGACTTACGAAAATCGGATAAAGGAGCCACCGGTTGACGACGTTTTCTACACGGACAAGTACATGCCAACTTTGTATCCCGCTGCTGAAGCAATAGCCATGCACAGAGAAACGCATCACCCAACTGTTTTGGATGATCCAGATGCACTCCTTTATGCATTCGTAGAGCTAAGTTTAAAGACGAAGAAAAAG ACCAAGTTTCGAGAAGATTTTTCGGGTACTGTGCTCTACAATCATCCATTCTCTATCACAAAGAGGGAGAAGAGGATTATTGCCCTCTGCAAG AGCACTGATTTGGCTTCCGAGTCACTTGCGGCAGGGGCAGAAGTGGCAGGTGGCACAACTGTCATCAAAAGG ATACTTACTGGGGAACTAGACACAAAACATTTTGACTATATTTTGGCACATGTGGACATTATGCAAGATCTGCCTCAGCTAAGAGGCTTGCTCAAAACAAAGTTACCATTGCTAGCTAACG GAAAAGTCACCAATGACCTGCCTGGCTTGGTGCGAGGCTACTTCAAAGGTGTTGATTTCACTTCCAAGAGTGATCAGCAAGAGCTAGACTACGGCTTCGTGGAAGTTCCTGTTGGAAAA CTCAGCATGCCAACTGAGCATCTCACGGACAATATCAGGACTCTACTAGTTCATATTGATGGATTCAAGCCAAAAGGAACTGATCCAG GTACATTCATCACAAAAGTTGAACTGAAGTGTCCACCAACTACTGAGAAGTTTATGATTGCATGCAGCGAATTCTTGGATCATTATGCAGAGGAAGAGGAAGATGCTGAGGTCAAAGTGAATCAATAG